A section of the Babesia microti strain RI chromosome I, complete genome genome encodes:
- a CDS encoding RNA-binding protein 25 (overlaps_old_locusTagID:BBM_I02930), translated as MYFFPPMFVPPPPNAVPKTQYMSTGPLPASTPVINQSADTSSGENTVDLIVYIGNLPIKLSNEAAINILQKCGPLTHWRRQSDPTNDTFATFGFCQFADCQGAHNAMTLLAGLELQKKPIKVSCNDKVKYQLAGWLAKREAHLLDHAEEEPAIKAAEAAVKKDLQGLLAEQDILLERESRRLKALYDDRLKRRETESTNSIDTNDDSARKKKKNEEDKLDYSYLSKDYKVHWKENERLNRIRHKDKEAFTTFLRTEREWIKDEERMFKYVARKRELGGQITDRDREKAMKEDEYTDCILDRDMIRYLAREKRLDAEDYQDEVRSLEEEKNELLAKEKLEEERRRKVAEEQKQIEMQKKMEEEMLKQMQEQKKLEEEKTRLIEQQNIERQKKLEEERKQMPTVKKFTFVPKPIATLSKPKEAAPIKTFFNEDSGDTGENSTRTKTLAQSKIQENSASTMDPKTIMAMVPKQMNEILDYKIDWNLVQVHDIINNKLKPWIRKKIIDYMGNDEKLVTQVLKYILSRISEHKNPSHLLEDVERFLDQEATPFVMGLWRLLIFEILCKSHRI; from the exons atgtatttttttcCGCCG ATGTTCGTACCGCCTCCTCCAAATGCAGTTCCTAAGACACAATATATGAGCACTGGGCCACTGCCAGCCTCTACCCCTGTTATTAACCAATCAGCAGACACTTCCAGTGGCGAAAATACCGTGGACCTGATAGTTTACATTGGGAATCTTCCtataaaattatccaatGAGGCGGCCATAAACATTTTGCAAAAGTGCGGCCCGCTAACGCACTGGCGAAGGCAGAGCGATCCGACAAACGACACCTTCGCCACGTTCggattttgtcaatttgcCGATTGCCAGGGCGCCCATAATGCAATGACGCTGCTAGCCGGGTTAGAGCTTCAGAAGAAACCGATAAAAGTTAGCTGCAATGACAAAGTCAAGTACCAGCTTGCTGGTTGGTTGGCTAAAAGGGAGGCGCATCTACTGGATCAC GCGGAAGAGGAACCAGCAATAAAAGCAGCGGAAGCTGCGGTAAAGAAAGATCTGCAGGGCCTGCTAGCCGAACAGGATATATTATTGGAACGGGAGTCTAGGCGTTTGAAGGCACTCTATGATGATAGACTAAAACGTCGGGAGACTGAAAGCACCAACAGCATAGATACCAACGACGATTCTGCTCGTAAGAAGAAGAAAAACGAGGAAGATAAATTGGATTACAGTTACTTGAGTAAGGATTACAAGGTACACTGGAAGGAGAATGAGAGGTTGAATCGCATAAGACACAAAGATAAAGAGGCCTTCACAACGTTTTTACGCACAGAGAGGGAGTGGATCAAGGATGAGGAACGCATGTTCAAATATGTTGCCCg AAAAAGGGAGCTTGGAGGACAAATAACGGATAGAGACCGTGAAAAGGCAATGAAAGAGGATGAATATACCGATTGTATACTAGACAGGGATATGATTAGGTACTTAGCCCGAGAGAAACGTTTGGATGCCGAGGACTACCAGGATGAAGTACGGTCCTTAGAAGAGGAAAAGAATGAGCTATTGGCAAAGGAGAAACTTGAGGAGGAGAGGAGGAGGAAGGTAGCTGAAGAGCAAAAACAGATTGAGATGCAGAAGAAAATGGAGGAAGAAATGCTTAAACAAATGCAAGAGCAGAAGAAGCTTGAGGAGGAGAAGACGCGATTGATTGAACAGCAAAACATTGAAAGGCAAAAGAAATTGGAAGAGGAACGGAAGCAGATGCCTACGGTGAAAAAATTCACCTTCGTCCCCAAACCTATAGCTACTTTATCCAAACCTAAAGAAGCCGCCCCTATCAAAACATTTTTCAATGAAGACTCTGGCGATACTGGTGAAAATAGCACCCGTACAAAAACACTTGCTCAATCGAAGATACAAGAAAATTCAGCTTCTACAATGGATCCAAAGACAATTATGGCCATGGTACCCAAACAAATGAACGAGATACTGGactataaaattgattggAACCTTGTACAGGTtcatgatattattaacaaCAAGTTGAAACCATGGATTAGGAAGAAGATCATAGACTATATGGGGAATGATGAAAAACTTGTCACACAAGTGTTaaagtatattttatcacgGATTTCAGAACACAAAAATCCATCACATCTATTGGAAGATGTGGAGCGATTTTTGGATCAGGAAGCAACCCCCTTTGTCATGGGTCTGTGGCGCCTCCTGATCTTTGAAATACTATGTAAATCGCACAGAATATAG
- a CDS encoding Serine/arginine-rich splicing factor 33 (overlaps_old_locusTagID:BBM_I02930;~overlaps_old_locusTagID:BBM_I02935), with translation MSKQRSGYSVLVRNLLETTTPELVRETFEKFGEIRDVYLPTDFFTHKPRGFGFVEFYKLESAKEAVKEMDNKTIDGATVSVTPAQDRRKSPESMRRFSSRNQGSHIPYGKSHDGRPMEGRARERPDWRDHPQNYDSHYNRRDRFESYYRSPRSLSMDRYNRYNGDRVSRYDLDDRPGRYDSRRPYARDGDRYGSRDDRRYEGSRGSRHYDRHENYEDKWMGGDARRYGNRPRGERERFQYPSRGRRYAARHGGYEDRGRDNARDDRPKGDRDLGMNLDNEAPPTDGARDCANERPKSE, from the exons atGTCGAAGCAGCGAAGTGGCTACAGTGTATTGGTGAGAAATCTGTTGGAAACCACCACTCCTGAATTAGTGAGGGAAACATTTGAGAAGTTTGGTGAGATTCGAGATGTTTATTTACCCACAGACTTTTTCACCCATAAACCAAGAGGATTTGGTTTTGTGGAGTTTTACAAACTAGAATCTGCCAAGGAGGCTGTCAAGGAAATGGATAACAAGACTATCGACGGTGCCACCGTTTCTGTTACTCCGGCGCAAGACCGAAGGAAATCT ccTGAATCTATGCGTCGTTTTTCTTCTCGTAATCAAGGATCCCATATTCCCTATGGCAAAAGTCACGACGGTAGGCCAATGGAAGGGAGGGCAAGGGAACGACCAGATTGGAGAGACCACCCCCAAAACTACGATTCGCACTATAACCGAAGGGATAGGTTCGAATCCTACTACAGAAGTCCTAGAAGCCTGAGTATGGATAGGTACAATAGGTACAACGGCGACAGAGTTAGCAGATATGACTTGGATGATAGGCCCGGGAGATATGATAGTAGGAGGCCTTATGCAAGGGACGGTGACAGATATGGCAGTAGGGATGATAGGAGGTATGAAGGCTCAAGGGGTAGTAGGCATTATGACAGACATGAAAACTATGAAGACAAGTGGATGGGTGGTGATGCAAGGAGATATGGCAATAGGCCCAGAGGGGAGAGGGAGAGATTTCAGTATCCTTCAAGGGGTAGAAGATATGCAGCCAGGCACGGTGGCTATGAGGATAGGGGTAGAGACAATGCACGTGACGATAGACCAAAAGGAGATAGGGACCTGGGTATGAACTTGGACAACGAGGCACCGCCTACGGATGGGGCTCGTGACTGCGCAAATGAACGCCCCAAATCTGAGTAA
- a CDS encoding hypothetical protein (overlaps_old_locusTagID:BBM_I02940): MERSRANANGSRRLKALGWIILLIAIVSSIGLAIYYITPTGKYPNKKIKTTNRAAKNDYQHEEVASPSTIQASNIETKPPAGPGLIPEGKDSESVERSQDNEDEVSLTKDGTDIKVDPAAYTNGIDKGNAMGDNFETTEEINSPKGLQEILNRDVKANVLTENLPEKTGNPVGYKSSQSGLDNSGEQQLEGVVPIKDAAPTEVIDPTEDAATALKGKDVAPLENVAPNVEEGVVPIKDAAPTEVTDPTEDAATALKGKDVAPLENVAPNVEEGVVPIKDAAPTEVIDPTEDAATALKGKDVAPLENVAPNVEEGVVPIKDAAPTEVIDPTEDAATALKGKDVAPLENVAPNAEGVVPIKDAAPTEVIDPTEDAATALKGKDVAPLENVAPNVEEGVVPIKDAAPVKDAAPNANDIVVQQDNKTNVIVKGKNIKKNKLRKTKDVKKLDGIYEKMSEKIPYNNPTEHDKVVPE, encoded by the coding sequence ATGGAACGATCAAGAGCAAATGCGAATGGCTCTAGGAGATTGAAAGCTTTGGGCTGGATCATACTTTTGATAGCAATCGTGTCATCTATAGGTCTTGCtatttattacataacACCAACAGGAAAGTATCCTAATAAGAAAATTAAGACTACTAACCGTGCAGCTAAAAACGATTATCAACATGAAGAAGTAGCATCACCTAGTACAATACAAGCATCAAATATTGAAACCAAGCCTCCGGCCGGACCTGGACTAATTCCCGAAGGAAAAGATTCAGAATCCGTAGAAAGATCCCAAGACAATGAGGATGAAGTTTCACTAACAAAAGATGGAACCGATATCAAAGTAGATCCTGCCGCTTACACTAATGGAATTGACAAGGGCAATGCAATGggtgataattttgaaacaaCAGAAGAAATCAATTCGCCCAAAGGACTCCAAGAGATACTAAACAGAGATGTCAAAGCCAATGTTCTAACTGAAAATCTCCCTGAAAAAACGGGAAATCCTGTTGGTTATAAATCAAGTCAAAGTGGATTGGACAATTCAGGTGAACAACAATTAGAAGGTGTAGTTCCAATAAAAGATGCAGCACCAACAGAAGTTATAGACCCAACAGAGGATGCAGCCACTGCTTTAAAAGGAAAAGATGTTGCCCCGTTAGAAAATGTAGCACCCAATGTAGAAGAAGGTGTAGTTCCAATAAAAGATGCAGCACCAACAGAAGTTACAGATCCAACAGAGGATGCAGCCACTGCTTTAAAAGGAAAAGATGTTGCCCCGTTAGAAAATGTAGCACCCAATGTAGAAGAAGGTGTAGTTCCAATAAAAGATGCAGCACCAACAGAAGTTATAGACCCAACAGAGGATGCAGCCACTGCTTTAAAAGGAAAAGATGTTGCCCCGTTAGAAAATGTAGCACCCAATGTAGAAGAAGGTGTAGTTCCAATAAAAGATGCAGCACCAACAGAAGTTATAGACCCAACAGAGGATGCAGCCACTGCTTTAAAAGGAAAAGATGTTGCCCCATTAGAAAATGTAGCACCCAATGCAGAAGGTGTAGTTCCAATAAAAGATGCAGCACCAACAGAAGTTATAGACCCAACAGAGGATGCAGCCACTGCTTTAAAAGGAAAAGATGTTGCCCCGTTAGAAAATGTAGCACCCAATGTAGAAGAAGGTGTAGTTCCAATAAAAGATGCAGCACCAGTAAAAGATGCTGCCCCCAATGCAAATGATATAGTGGTTCAACAAGATAATAAGACTAATGTTATAGTTAAgggtaaaaatattaagaaaaataaattgagAAAAACCAAGGATGTAAAAAAATTGGATGGAATATACGAGAAAATGTCAGAAAAGATACCGTATAATAATCCAACTGAGCATGATAAGGTTGTGCCAGAATAA
- a CDS encoding large subunit ribosomal protein L22e (overlaps_old_locusTagID:BBM_I02945), producing MASIPKASTSSSKSSSKFQKTKYTLDCTTPANDNIVNTSGLEKYLRDKIKVDGKTGNLGDKITIIREKNKIVITTGVPFSKRYIKYLTKKYLKKQQLRDFLRVVATKEHVYELRYFQINEGVEE from the exons ATGGCAAGCATCCCCAAAGCTTCCACATCCAGCTCAAAGAgttcatcaaaatttcaaaagACCAAATATACCCTGGATTGTACCACTCCTGCGAATGATAACATTGTCAATACTTCAGGTCTT GAAAAGTATTTGCGTGATAAAATCAAGGTTGATGGGAAGACCGGAAATCTAGGTGACAAGATCACCATCATTAGGGAGAAAAACAAGATTGTCATCACTACTGGAGTCCCATTCTCAAAGCgatatatcaaatatttgactaAAAAATACTTGAAGAAACAACAATTGAGGGATTTCTTGCGCGTGGTGGCCACTAAGGAACATGTTTATGAATTGAGATACTTTCAAATAAATGAGGGGGTTGAAGAATAA
- a CDS encoding 26S proteasome regulatory subunit N7 (overlaps_old_locusTagID:BBM_I02950): MANEKKPVCDDIFKYPNLRVNHLRHSLSIASDKKIAEGLKKSLLELVIKDEMLPYYINLCTQFNWTPDESTVKCLEEKNQKVLNNMTEKISYAEEQFGYEEVKDAIQAKANYYCKVGDKDNALTEYNKLFDKTTGIGSKMDVLLVIIRLGFFTNDIQLVKKTIARAKEQLEKGGDWERRNKLKVYEALQMMVCKNFKGALANFLEAIPTFTATELISYDNLVFYTVLLSIIILDRADLRKKVLENPDMIKVIPPGSFLYKFASSLYSCKYNDFMTCLVNVSEMIKNDIYFSNFRKYYIRQARIPAYSQYLAPFKTVELENMCNEFGFSKEFIEEDLVSYICSGKLFCKIDRVNGIIESNHPNSKNLLYANTIKQGDILLNRIHKLSRLVDI, from the exons ATGGCAAATGAGAAAAAGCCTGT GTGTGATgacattttcaaatatCCAAACTTAAGAGTAAACCATCTCAG GCATTCACTATCCATTGCTAGTGACAAAAAAATAGCAGAGGGACTGAAGAAGTCACTGCTTGAGTTGGTAATTAAAGATGAAATGCTACCTTATTATATCAATCTTTGTACTCAGTTCAATTGGACCCCAGATGAATCAACTGTAAAA TGTCTGGAAGAGAAGAACCAGAAAGTCCTTAATAATATGACGGAGAAGATTTCATATGCGGAGGAGCAGTTTGGATATGAGGAGGTGAAGGATGCAATTCAAGCCAAGGCTAATTATTACTGTAAAGTAGGAGATAAG GACAATGCCTTGACTGAATACAACAAATTGTTCGACAAAACTACAGGAATAGGGTCTAAAATGGATGTATTACTCGTCATTATAAGACTCGGGTTTTTTACCAACGATATACAGTTAGTGAAGAAGACGATAGCCCGTGCTAAAGA GCAACTTGAAAAGGGCGGAGATTGGGAGAGgagaaataaattaaaggTCTATGAAGCCTTGCAAATGATGGTTTGCAAGAATTTCAAAGGAGCGTTAGCCAATTTCCTAGAAGCAATACCCACTTTCACAGCCACTGAATTAATTTCCTATGACAATCTAGTTTTCTATACTGTATTGTTATCTATT ATCATTTTGGATAGAGCGGACCTTAGGAAGAAGGTACTGGAGAATCCTGATATGATAAAAGTAATACCTCCCGGTTCGTTCCTATATAAATTCGCCTCCAGTTTGTATTCTTGCAAATACAACGACTTTATGACGTGTCTAGTAAATGTATCTGAGATGATCAAAAATGACATCTACTTTTCAAACTTCCGGAAATATTACATACGACAAGCCAGAATTCCTGCCTATAGTCAATATCTAGCGCCTTTTAAGACAGTAGAACTTGAGAATATGTGCAACGAATTCGGTTTCTCAAAGGAATTCATAGAAGAAGATCTGGTGTCTTATATTTGTAGtggtaaattattttgcaaGATTGATCGGGTCAACGGAATTATCGAAAGCAATCATCCCAATAGCAAGAATTTACTCTATGCAAACACCATCAAACAG GGAGatatactattaaataGGATACACAAACTATCCCGCCTAGTAGATATTTAA
- a CDS encoding Eukaryotic translation initiation factor 3 subunit M (overlaps_old_locusTagID:BBM_I02955): MSLFVPLSDDMEGTISAVSLGDYILSIMKKLKPKSASSYYEKLIDQFTEKNGEQVIKNPLELFKLFLSEHEMVLDHLKDAIDNNTTSVILLATENNVQVEKETSLTIGEANRGVEEYFTILMYMLQLRFKETDLMDEAVGCLLEVLAKDHRFPELRIKAMQLLYNTLIDSPKQRARVLIAILNYASNANCFGIIIQYIRFIYEWIKTVQLDDTQKVKVYHLIAQELEIFGKLEESYLFWKLRAEHCKTPELIESPDTVNATSDLCIKSLKNPNILCYDFLLKYKCVLYLDNTEFKDIYQLVVIMARGNEDELKKFSAENPDFFKKYEIDIEECVQKIRMLSLEVIVNGLCSITMSELSDKVGLSAQETEELVVSAISRGVINALEDQKNQTLYIKSAMKREFNKARWEALLNGLQIYKNSIARFNTMKPESVN; the protein is encoded by the exons ATGTCTCTTTTCGTACCCCTTTCTGATGATATGGAGGGGACTATTAGTGCCGTGTCGTTGGGCGACTACATCCTATCGATCATGAAAAAGCTAAAACCTAAATCAGCTTCCAGCTATTATGAGAAGTTGATCGACCAATTTACAGAAAAAAATGGTGAGCAGGTGATTAAAAACCCCCTTGAACTTTTCAAGCTTTTCCTTTCCGAACACGAAATGGTGTTGGACCATTTGAAGGATGCTATAGATAATAACACGACTTCGGTTATTCTACTGGCAACTGAAAACAATGTACAGGTAGAGAAAGAAACATCACTAACTATCGGTGAGGCAAATCGCGGTGTTGAAGAATATTTTACCATCCTCATGTACATGCTCCAACTCAGGTTCAAAGAGACAGATTTAATGGATGAGGCAGTGGGATGTTTACTTGAAGTACTAGCAAAAGACCATCGATTTCCAGAGTTAAGAATTAAGGCCATGCAATTACTTTACAACACTTTAATTGATTCTCCAAAGCAGAGAGCTCGGGTACTAATAGCGATCCTAAATTATGCCTCCAATGCAAATTGTTTTGGGATAATTATCCAGTATATCAGATTC ATTTATGAGTGGATAAAGACAGTACAATTGGATGACACACAGAAGGTGAAGGTATACCATTTGATTGCGCAAGAGTTGGAAATTTTCGGAAAGTT GGAGGAATCATACCTATTTTGGAAACTAAGGGCTGAGCATTGCAAAACGCCAGAACTAATTGAATCCCCGGATACTGTAAATGCCACATCAGATTTGTGCATTAAAAGTCTAAAAAATCCCAACATCTTATGTTACGACTTTTTGTTAAAGTATAAATGCGTGTTATAC TTGGATAATACTGAATTCAAGgatatttatcaacttGTAGTTATTATGGCTAGGGGAAATGAGGATGAactcaaaaaatttagtGCAGAAAACCCAGATTTcttcaaaaaatatgaaatagATATAGAAGAATGCGTTCAAAAGATACGAATGTTGTCATTAGAGGTCATTGTCAATGGGTTGTGCAGTATTACTATGAGCGAATTGTCTGATAAAGTAGGTTTATCTGCACAAGAAACTGAAGAGCTGGTGGTATCAGCTATTAGCAGGGGAGTTATAAATGCATTGGAAGATCAAAAAAACCAGacattgtatataaaatcaGCGATGAAACGCGAGTTCAACAAGGCAAGATGGGAAGCGCTGCTCAATGGATTGCagatttacaaaaatagcATTGCCAGATTTAATACGATGAAACCTGAGTCAGTCAACTAG